The Myroides fluvii region CTCTGCCAAGGCCAAGCTATCTGACGTCTTTTTGTACAAGAGCTCTGCTTGTAAATAGTAGTGATACACGCTGTCCAATTGCTGATTATCGTGATAATAAACAGCTTTTTTTTCATAAATCTGTGCTAGCCTACTTAAGTCGTGTTTTTTTTTGGCATCGTGCTCTGCTAGAGCAGTGATAGCAAAAAAAGCTTTTTGATTGCTGGCATAACGCAAACCATTAAGGACGCTATCGATATAGGTTTGGTGTGCAACCGTATTGGTTAAACGGAGAATTTTATCAACATCTCCTTCGTATTTTTTTGAAATACTGTCTTTTTGAGCCGGTGTGCGTTTAATTGCATATAAGTTTTCAATATCTGTCTGGTGTTTCGTTTGCTTGTGGTTACAGCTTGCAAATAAAAACAAAGACATCAAAGCAAGATAAAAATAAGGGAGGGATTTGGTGAAAAACATGGATGAATATATGTTGTTGTTGTTGTTGTTGTTGTTGTTGTTGTTGTTGTTAACTTTTTGGTAATTGAATTGTTACTGTGGTACTTTGACCAAATTGAGATTCAATAGTTAAAGATCCGTGGTGTATGTTAATAATTTTAAAAGCTAAGGATAGACCTAATCCAGTGCCAGGTATTGCAAAGGCATTCGATGAACGGTAAAAGGGCAAGGTGAGTTTTTCAAGATCTTCCGCCTTGATGCCAATGCCATAATCTTTAATTTGTATTATAATAGCCGTACTTGTACTATCTAGAATAAGATCAACAGTTTGGTTGTAAGAAAACTTATCTGCATTTAAAACGATATTCGATAGTGCTAAGCTCAAAAGTTGTTGATTGCCTTTGACGTGCAATTTGTGTAGTTCCTCTGTTGTTTTTACCACAAAATTCAATTTGAGTTCTCTGTGGTGTAACATTAAATTATCAATTGTTTGCCACCAAAAAGTTTCAAAATAAATAGGAGATAAATCACCGTTTACTTGATCTAGCTTAGCAAGTGTCAGTAGATTATTGATAATTTGATCGGTGTAAATTGTATCTTGAATGATAGCTTGTAATGCCTCTTGGTAAACTTCGGGTTCTCGTTCTTTTGTCAGGGTTATCTCAGCTGTACCCAAAATGGCAGCAATGGGTGTTTTTAACTCATGAGAAGCGTGAGCAACAAAAGCTTTTTGACCTTCAAAGGACTCGTGCAAACGCTCAAATAAGGTATTAATTGCTTCGCTTAATGTGCGGATTTCATCCTTAGACATTTCAGTGGTAGAAATAGGTTCAGCTAGCGTATCTACATTTCTTGACTGCA contains the following coding sequences:
- a CDS encoding sensor histidine kinase; this encodes MKIRTRLSLQFLGLFTILLSIVLVAIYFVVANHWQKNFFKQLEDRAYIVGHNYLAEDNFTYAEFQEVLRKFPRTLPKEQIRIYTLDFNPIFIEEHDLKWDKNILQAVVDDNKVWFKQGDNYVFGVLYKDNSGNYIIMAKAVDQTGLDALMQLRSIMLISLLIALLITFMLSRLFAESFLQPIRKIIQHVQSRNVDTLAEPISTTEMSKDEIRTLSEAINTLFERLHESFEGQKAFVAHASHELKTPIAAILGTAEITLTKEREPEVYQEALQAIIQDTIYTDQIINNLLTLAKLDQVNGDLSPIYFETFWWQTIDNLMLHHRELKLNFVVKTTEELHKLHVKGNQQLLSLALSNIVLNADKFSYNQTVDLILDSTSTAIIIQIKDYGIGIKAEDLEKLTLPFYRSSNAFAIPGTGLGLSLAFKIINIHHGSLTIESQFGQSTTVTIQLPKS